From Polaromonas hydrogenivorans, one genomic window encodes:
- the can gene encoding carbonate dehydratase, producing MTVESLLARNRAWSSRMCCGDADFFARLARQQKPAYLWIGCSDSRVPSNQILDLAPGEVFTHRNIANVVASSDLNCLSVIQFAVDILKVRHIMVVGHYGCSGIRAAVEGLRLGLVDNWLGHVEAVHAKHQRTLMALPAADWVDRLCELNVAEQFHNVCQTHTVRDAWARGQPLSVHGWVYGLQDGLLSELGLSASNSPAADNAYQAALEDMATPHFKARQPLAGDERFEDI from the coding sequence ATGACGGTCGAATCGCTGCTCGCCCGCAACCGGGCCTGGTCGAGCCGCATGTGCTGCGGCGATGCCGATTTCTTTGCGCGCCTGGCGCGCCAGCAAAAGCCCGCCTACCTCTGGATCGGCTGCTCGGACAGCCGCGTGCCCTCAAACCAGATTCTCGATCTCGCCCCGGGCGAGGTCTTCACCCACAGAAACATTGCCAATGTGGTGGCCAGCAGCGACCTGAACTGCCTGTCTGTGATCCAGTTCGCGGTGGACATCCTGAAGGTGCGCCACATCATGGTGGTCGGGCACTACGGTTGCAGCGGCATCCGCGCAGCTGTCGAGGGACTGCGCCTGGGCCTTGTCGACAACTGGCTGGGCCACGTAGAGGCTGTTCATGCCAAACACCAGAGGACGCTGATGGCGCTGCCAGCGGCCGACTGGGTCGACAGGTTGTGCGAGCTCAACGTGGCCGAGCAATTCCACAACGTGTGCCAGACGCACACCGTGCGCGATGCCTGGGCGCGGGGCCAGCCCTTGTCGGTGCACGGCTGGGTCTATGGCCTGCAGGATGGCCTGTTGTCCGAGCTCGGGCTGTCCGCTTCAAACTCCCCTGCGGCGGACAATGCGTACCAGGCGGCGCTTGAGGACATGGCAACCCCCCACTTCAAGGCCAGGCAGCCGTTGGCGGGCGATGAGCGCTTTGAGGACATTTGA
- a CDS encoding ABC transporter substrate-binding protein, which produces MKMNRRQVSAQIAAALVGATTLIRPVSAQVKPIRIGVITQLTGFAQIYGEANKVGAEIAAQRINAAGGVNGRPIEIVLRDDKGSADGTIAAYRDLMAEGVKLFIAGPVSGTVVALAPLFKGTDNILVAAGPNNLAITHELYNENVFRLQLTSIPVFKGLGVVVAQKSPEVRNWVAISSDQQANIDLSTIFLKSLKTTHASKGVDIKIQPMVLTKSGAGDFRSQISQLANSGATGILNSLVGSDSLTFYKQAKAFGLDQKVQAFADVGANLNSMISIASSAPKTVWTPYYWYPQGDNNPVSQVVYKLAAERTGSANPYGFIALAHDAVIAIAQAAKSANSLETKALIAALEVGNAMGAAGPIVFRKADHTYVGQMCFINFGADASAKDGVKVADVVRMPSSEYMEPPTPGQKYVVE; this is translated from the coding sequence ATGAAAATGAATCGACGTCAGGTATCTGCACAAATTGCTGCTGCACTAGTTGGGGCAACGACGCTAATCCGTCCTGTCTCAGCGCAGGTCAAGCCAATCCGGATTGGTGTCATCACGCAACTGACTGGCTTCGCCCAAATCTATGGGGAAGCCAACAAGGTCGGTGCCGAAATTGCCGCGCAGCGGATCAATGCGGCGGGCGGCGTGAACGGGCGGCCAATCGAAATCGTTCTTCGCGACGATAAGGGCTCGGCAGATGGCACCATCGCGGCCTATCGCGATCTTATGGCCGAAGGAGTCAAACTGTTCATTGCCGGACCAGTTTCCGGTACCGTTGTTGCATTGGCGCCGCTTTTCAAGGGTACAGACAACATTCTGGTCGCGGCCGGACCTAACAACCTTGCCATCACACACGAGCTTTATAACGAGAACGTGTTCCGGCTTCAGCTTACTTCCATCCCGGTATTCAAGGGACTGGGAGTCGTCGTGGCGCAGAAGAGTCCCGAAGTCCGTAACTGGGTCGCGATCAGCTCCGATCAACAGGCGAACATCGACTTGTCGACGATCTTCCTTAAGTCGCTCAAGACAACTCACGCAAGCAAAGGCGTGGACATCAAAATCCAGCCGATGGTATTGACTAAGTCGGGTGCAGGTGATTTCCGCTCGCAAATCTCTCAGCTTGCGAATTCAGGAGCGACCGGCATCCTGAATTCCCTCGTCGGCTCGGATAGCCTTACTTTCTACAAGCAAGCAAAGGCATTCGGTCTTGATCAGAAAGTCCAGGCTTTTGCGGATGTCGGCGCCAACCTCAATTCGATGATCTCGATTGCGTCCTCGGCCCCGAAGACGGTTTGGACGCCCTACTATTGGTATCCGCAAGGCGACAATAATCCGGTCTCGCAGGTGGTCTACAAGCTCGCCGCCGAGCGGACGGGGTCTGCCAACCCCTACGGTTTTATCGCTCTGGCGCATGACGCTGTTATCGCGATTGCGCAAGCCGCCAAGTCCGCCAACTCCCTCGAGACCAAGGCACTGATCGCCGCATTAGAAGTCGGCAACGCGATGGGAGCTGCAGGACCGATCGTCTTCCGCAAGGCCGATCACACCTACGTGGGCCAGATGTGCTTTATCAATTTCGGGGCGGACGCAAGCGCAAAGGATGGCGTCAAGGTGGCTGACGTCGTGCGCATGCCTTCAAGCGAATACATGGAACCTCCTACGCCTGGCCAAAAATACGTGGTTGAGTAA
- a CDS encoding acyl-CoA dehydrogenase family protein: protein MELDLSPERQQIRDAVQALCDRFGDDYWRDKDETHSFPTEFHAAIAEAGWLGITMPVEYGGAGLGITEAALMMQIVGNSAGTLAACSTIHINIFAPHAIVVHGTAEQKAAMLPPLISGQDTACFAVTEPDAGLDTTSITTRASRQGDGYIISGRKMWISTAQRARKIMLLARTTPLEQCAKRTDGMSLFYTDFDRRYIEARQIRKMGRAAVDSNAVFIDQLPVPEHHRLGKEGDGFSILLDAINPERILVAAEAIGIGRRALAKATAYAKERVVFGRPIGKNQGIAHPLAKNWMDLEAADMLMWRAAQLYDAGRPCGAEANAAKYLAAEAGFNACDQAVRTHGGMGYAAEYDVERYFREVMVPNIAPVSREMILNYIGERVLGLPRSY from the coding sequence ATGGAGCTTGATCTGAGTCCTGAGCGGCAACAAATTAGGGATGCCGTTCAGGCTCTTTGCGACCGGTTCGGCGACGACTATTGGAGAGACAAAGATGAAACCCACTCTTTCCCGACGGAGTTTCATGCCGCCATTGCGGAAGCCGGCTGGCTCGGCATCACCATGCCGGTTGAGTATGGGGGAGCAGGACTGGGAATCACGGAGGCGGCTCTAATGATGCAGATCGTAGGCAATTCAGCTGGAACCCTTGCTGCATGCTCGACGATTCACATCAACATCTTTGCGCCGCATGCCATTGTGGTCCACGGGACCGCTGAACAGAAAGCTGCGATGCTCCCGCCCCTTATCAGCGGCCAGGATACTGCCTGCTTCGCGGTAACGGAGCCGGATGCCGGTCTCGACACGACAAGCATTACAACGCGCGCTTCGCGTCAGGGCGACGGCTACATCATCAGCGGCCGCAAGATGTGGATATCGACCGCGCAGCGAGCCAGGAAAATTATGCTGCTCGCGCGGACCACCCCGCTGGAGCAATGTGCCAAACGGACCGACGGCATGTCACTGTTTTACACTGACTTTGATCGTCGCTACATTGAGGCTCGCCAGATCCGCAAGATGGGAAGGGCTGCGGTTGATTCCAACGCAGTTTTCATTGATCAGTTACCTGTGCCGGAGCACCATCGACTGGGGAAAGAAGGTGACGGCTTTAGCATCTTGCTTGATGCCATCAACCCGGAACGCATATTGGTGGCAGCAGAGGCGATTGGTATTGGTCGAAGGGCATTGGCCAAGGCAACTGCGTACGCCAAAGAGCGCGTTGTGTTCGGTCGGCCAATCGGGAAAAACCAAGGCATTGCACATCCCTTGGCAAAAAATTGGATGGATCTGGAGGCCGCTGACATGCTGATGTGGCGAGCCGCTCAACTCTATGATGCCGGGCGCCCCTGCGGTGCGGAGGCGAATGCCGCCAAATACCTCGCGGCCGAAGCAGGCTTCAACGCCTGCGATCAGGCCGTCCGGACGCACGGAGGGATGGGTTATGCGGCCGAGTATGACGTGGAGAGATACTTCCGCGAGGTGATGGTTCCTAACATCGCCCCCGTCAGCCGCGAAATGATCCTCAATTACATCGGCGAGCGTGTGTTGGGGCTGCCAAGGTCATATTAA
- a CDS encoding GntR family transcriptional regulator → MPTQPYKQSAAKFIAGATTLYAQLASVLRSRILNGEWRSGENIPSIDELCSQYRLGRITVRQALQILSGEGLLSSQRGRRTFVTYSAGNQGGMPIFSSLASVETKVPNYSIRILSRSKVADLPVSRWAIGRDEGPYMHIRKVDHEGEQPYGLSSIYLVEDVYKRFPRNAESRSKLAQLVLQFSKPALATARERLTVEPADYEAAGHLAYPMAAPVARVERVFCDTAGRVLYYGTTIYRGDRFCLERDLTEYLRSKN, encoded by the coding sequence ATGCCTACACAACCCTACAAACAGTCAGCCGCAAAGTTTATCGCCGGAGCAACCACGCTTTATGCCCAGCTTGCAAGTGTGCTTCGCAGCAGGATATTGAATGGCGAGTGGCGATCAGGCGAAAACATTCCGAGCATTGATGAGTTGTGCAGCCAATATCGGCTTGGACGAATCACGGTGCGGCAGGCCCTACAAATTTTGTCCGGCGAAGGTCTACTGTCGAGCCAGCGCGGACGCCGGACGTTCGTCACCTATTCCGCGGGGAATCAGGGCGGCATGCCTATTTTCTCTTCCTTGGCGTCCGTAGAGACCAAAGTCCCAAACTATTCCATCCGGATTTTATCGCGTTCCAAAGTTGCAGATTTGCCAGTTTCTCGATGGGCTATTGGTAGGGATGAAGGGCCTTACATGCATATACGGAAGGTCGATCATGAAGGTGAACAACCGTACGGATTGTCCTCGATTTACCTGGTGGAGGACGTATATAAACGTTTCCCAAGAAATGCAGAAAGTCGTTCCAAACTGGCACAGCTAGTGCTGCAATTTAGCAAGCCAGCGCTTGCGACTGCACGTGAACGTCTCACCGTGGAGCCCGCTGACTATGAAGCAGCAGGCCACCTCGCGTATCCCATGGCAGCGCCCGTCGCGCGTGTTGAAAGAGTGTTCTGTGACACAGCTGGGCGAGTTCTGTATTACGGAACCACCATCTACCGGGGTGACCGCTTTTGTCTTGAGCGTGACCTTACCGAGTACCTGCGAAGCAAGAACTGA
- a CDS encoding enoyl-CoA hydratase-related protein, whose translation MNTTETTSTNPATDELLVDRKGEVVRLTINRPHRRNALTEGVLIALGKAIAEASNDHSVRVIVLTGAGDKAFCAGADLTPGDTPFQPDFSRLTLAMGDLARVVHACRTPIIGRINGLCLAGGMGLFGMCDIAIAVEDARFGMPEVKIGIFPMQILTMLRDLIPPRFLNEMCITGRPINAQTAASIGLLNKVVPAAELDEAVDALAAEIVAVSPMAVRRGKYAMRAVESMSFHEMMAFTETSISAMIQTEDAREGLAAFNERRTPQWRGK comes from the coding sequence TTGAACACAACCGAGACAACATCTACAAACCCAGCAACTGATGAACTGCTGGTCGATCGCAAGGGCGAAGTCGTGCGCCTGACGATCAATCGCCCCCATCGGCGTAATGCACTGACCGAAGGAGTGCTGATAGCGCTAGGCAAGGCAATCGCCGAAGCATCGAACGACCATTCTGTACGTGTGATCGTGCTGACTGGGGCGGGAGACAAGGCATTTTGCGCCGGTGCAGATCTGACTCCTGGCGATACGCCGTTCCAACCAGACTTCTCACGCCTCACGCTTGCAATGGGGGATCTGGCCAGAGTAGTGCATGCCTGCCGCACCCCCATCATTGGCCGCATCAATGGCCTTTGCCTAGCTGGCGGTATGGGGTTGTTCGGAATGTGCGACATAGCAATAGCCGTCGAAGACGCACGTTTCGGAATGCCGGAGGTCAAGATCGGCATCTTTCCAATGCAGATTCTCACCATGCTGCGCGACCTAATCCCACCGCGATTCCTGAACGAAATGTGTATAACCGGGCGGCCAATCAACGCGCAGACGGCCGCCTCGATCGGCCTGCTCAACAAAGTGGTACCGGCAGCTGAACTTGACGAAGCCGTTGACGCACTTGCGGCGGAGATCGTTGCCGTGTCGCCGATGGCGGTGCGTCGTGGCAAGTACGCAATGAGGGCTGTGGAGTCCATGTCCTTTCACGAAATGATGGCGTTCACAGAGACCTCCATATCAGCAATGATCCAGACAGAGGATGCACGCGAAGGTCTCGCGGCATTCAATGAACGCAGAACGCCACAGTGGCGAGGCAAATAG
- a CDS encoding acyclic terpene utilization AtuA family protein yields the protein MNLIKPDADSMDRTYKERDMKSRNTLRIGGASAFWGDSNKGVEQLVHDGDVDVLVFDYLAELTMSILASAKSKNPDLGYATDFVSALASVLPTIAARKTLVLSNAGGMNPQACARALRKLADAAGVSLRIAVVEGDDLLPICKEIQAAGVREMFSGTALPDNLTSLNAYLGAFPIVEALKHGADVVITGRCADSALALAALIHRFDWSAQDYDRLAAGSLVGHILECTTQATGGLFTDWWQVPGWDNMGYPIAECDSEGSFVLSKPVGTGGLIKPLVVSEQMLYEITDPANYLLPDVSCDFTGVTILEAGDNKVRVSGARGHAPTPTYKVSATWRDGYRLSTNLTVVGDNAIQKAQRAAEAIVKRTRKLIKEDGHVDYSEVNIEVLGSEIPSYGAQSHADAREVVVRLSARHSDPVALSILGREVAPMGTAGAPGTTGFSGRPKAQPVFRLFSFLWDKSKVAISIEMDNEHYPVVITTTGQAWAVAAGQRYTSEVLPVGERVVLPLSALAVARSGDKGDVAHVAIIARKPKFAALIGEQITANAVGNWFTHLTRGSVTRYDVPGVHAFNFVLQEALGGGGATSLRNDPLGKTFGQVLLSHPVTVPLGWVSEADTGYPGKLPD from the coding sequence ATGAATTTGATCAAGCCTGATGCAGACAGCATGGACAGAACATACAAGGAAAGAGACATGAAATCCAGAAATACCTTACGCATCGGCGGCGCCAGTGCTTTTTGGGGCGACAGCAACAAGGGTGTCGAGCAATTGGTTCATGATGGCGATGTCGATGTTCTGGTGTTCGACTACCTCGCTGAATTGACGATGTCGATACTCGCGAGCGCAAAGTCAAAGAACCCCGATTTGGGATATGCAACAGACTTCGTTTCTGCACTCGCATCGGTCCTACCTACGATAGCCGCACGTAAAACGCTGGTTCTCAGCAACGCGGGAGGAATGAATCCTCAGGCATGTGCAAGAGCTTTGCGAAAGCTTGCTGATGCAGCAGGGGTTTCACTGCGTATTGCCGTAGTTGAAGGTGACGACTTGCTGCCAATCTGTAAGGAAATCCAGGCAGCAGGTGTAAGGGAAATGTTCTCCGGAACTGCCCTGCCCGATAACCTTACCAGTCTGAATGCGTATCTCGGTGCCTTTCCGATTGTAGAAGCCTTGAAGCATGGTGCCGATGTTGTAATTACAGGCCGCTGTGCGGACAGCGCACTTGCCCTCGCGGCGTTGATCCATCGCTTTGACTGGAGCGCGCAAGACTATGACCGTCTCGCCGCAGGCAGTCTTGTCGGCCACATCCTCGAATGCACCACACAAGCAACTGGTGGTCTGTTTACGGACTGGTGGCAAGTGCCGGGTTGGGACAACATGGGGTATCCGATTGCCGAATGCGACTCCGAAGGCTCTTTCGTCCTGAGCAAGCCCGTGGGAACAGGCGGACTGATCAAACCGCTGGTAGTGTCCGAACAAATGTTATACGAGATTACGGATCCCGCTAACTATCTCCTGCCTGATGTGAGCTGTGATTTCACTGGTGTCACCATCTTGGAAGCCGGCGATAACAAGGTGCGCGTGAGTGGTGCACGTGGTCACGCCCCGACACCTACTTACAAGGTTAGCGCGACTTGGCGTGATGGATACAGGCTGTCAACCAACCTGACAGTTGTCGGTGACAACGCTATTCAGAAAGCACAACGCGCCGCAGAGGCAATCGTCAAGCGTACGCGCAAACTCATCAAGGAGGACGGTCATGTTGACTACTCCGAAGTCAACATCGAAGTGTTGGGCAGCGAAATTCCATCGTATGGGGCGCAATCGCACGCAGATGCGCGTGAAGTGGTCGTCCGATTGTCTGCTCGACACTCCGACCCGGTGGCGCTTAGCATTCTTGGCCGAGAGGTTGCGCCCATGGGGACAGCCGGAGCTCCAGGGACGACCGGTTTCAGCGGCCGACCCAAAGCGCAGCCCGTATTCCGCCTGTTTTCGTTCCTGTGGGACAAGTCCAAAGTAGCCATATCAATAGAAATGGACAATGAACACTATCCAGTTGTGATTACCACAACCGGACAAGCCTGGGCCGTTGCCGCGGGGCAACGATATACCTCCGAAGTGCTACCTGTCGGCGAGCGCGTTGTGCTGCCCCTGTCAGCGCTCGCGGTAGCACGCAGCGGAGACAAAGGCGATGTTGCCCATGTCGCCATTATCGCCCGCAAGCCAAAATTTGCGGCACTTATTGGAGAGCAGATCACAGCAAACGCCGTCGGAAACTGGTTCACCCATTTGACCCGTGGGAGCGTAACCCGCTATGACGTACCCGGCGTGCATGCATTCAACTTTGTGCTCCAGGAAGCACTGGGGGGCGGTGGCGCGACATCTCTTCGCAATGATCCGCTGGGAAAGACTTTTGGCCAAGTCCTGCTGAGCCATCCTGTAACGGTGCCGCTGGGATGGGTCTCAGAAGCAGATACGGGATATCCCGGAAAACTGCCAGACTGA
- a CDS encoding alpha/beta fold hydrolase, with product MTAGTRLPGTPEPMYRWQGSSGIGIAGDAWGNPDGPLVVLQHGGGQTRHAWKGTGEALGAAGYYAVAFDARGHGDSDWAPDGLYGQDAMVQDLKCVIAALGQHRPVLVGASMGGGTSLVAVGEDHVDASALIMVDIAPRIETKGIDNIQAFMSQKPEGFGSLEEVAEAIATYQPQRVRPKSLDGLAKNVRLGSDGKYRWHWDPRYRAGTRDLERRQKRLEACARALTLPTLLVRGGLSDVLSEAGAQHFLALCPHSEYVNVTSAGHMVAGDRNDVFGTSVIDFLGRAIPPGGQRL from the coding sequence ATGACCGCAGGCACAAGGCTTCCAGGCACTCCCGAGCCGATGTACCGATGGCAGGGGAGTAGCGGCATCGGCATCGCAGGCGACGCATGGGGCAACCCGGACGGTCCGCTGGTGGTGCTTCAGCATGGCGGTGGCCAGACCCGTCATGCCTGGAAAGGCACTGGCGAGGCGCTGGGCGCGGCCGGTTATTACGCGGTCGCCTTCGATGCGCGCGGCCATGGCGACTCGGACTGGGCGCCCGATGGCCTGTATGGGCAGGATGCGATGGTCCAGGATCTCAAGTGTGTGATCGCCGCGCTCGGCCAGCACCGCCCGGTCCTGGTCGGCGCCTCAATGGGGGGCGGCACCAGCCTGGTCGCCGTCGGCGAAGACCACGTCGATGCCAGCGCCCTGATCATGGTCGATATTGCGCCGCGCATTGAAACGAAGGGAATCGACAACATTCAGGCCTTCATGAGCCAAAAGCCCGAAGGCTTTGGCTCTCTGGAAGAAGTCGCCGAGGCGATCGCTACCTATCAACCGCAGCGCGTGCGTCCCAAAAGCCTCGATGGCCTGGCTAAGAACGTGCGTCTGGGCAGTGACGGCAAATACCGCTGGCATTGGGATCCGCGTTATCGCGCTGGTACGCGTGACCTCGAGCGGCGCCAGAAGCGCCTGGAAGCCTGCGCGCGCGCCCTTACCCTGCCGACCTTGCTGGTGCGCGGGGGCCTGTCCGACGTGCTGAGTGAAGCCGGCGCCCAGCACTTCCTCGCCTTGTGTCCGCACAGCGAGTACGTCAACGTGACAAGTGCCGGTCACATGGTCGCAGGAGACCGTAACGATGTTTTTGGCACCAGCGTAATTGATTTTCTGGGGCGTGCGATACCGCCCGGTGGTCAACGACTCTGA
- a CDS encoding acyl-CoA dehydrogenase family protein, which translates to MFVQIYMKPEARKLAHKTLEEMRVMAVKRISEGEHPTAVAVSLGRRCLNRRDSHFFSRLGAAALKQIRQNCMDTGYTRDAVGQASGPKTNMAKDSAGEVAFQEADRAVQTHGCVGYASESPVERNFGEARPSRIASIPEYLMSATFVEHVLGLLRSYGRCYGR; encoded by the coding sequence ATGTTTGTTCAAATTTACATGAAACCAGAGGCACGAAAATTGGCCCATAAAACGCTGGAAGAAATGCGCGTTATGGCGGTCAAGCGGATTAGTGAAGGTGAACACCCGACCGCCGTGGCAGTCTCTTTGGGCCGGCGGTGTTTGAACCGTCGGGACAGCCACTTTTTTTCCCGGCTTGGCGCGGCTGCGTTGAAGCAGATCCGCCAAAATTGCATGGACACCGGATATACCCGTGATGCGGTCGGTCAGGCCAGTGGGCCAAAAACCAACATGGCGAAGGACTCGGCAGGTGAAGTGGCTTTTCAAGAGGCCGACCGTGCCGTACAGACACATGGTTGCGTCGGCTACGCATCTGAGTCCCCTGTGGAGCGTAATTTCGGGGAGGCACGGCCATCGCGTATTGCATCAATCCCAGAGTACCTGATGTCGGCTACCTTCGTTGAACATGTCTTGGGATTGCTCCGTTCCTACGGTCGCTGCTATGGCCGCTGA
- a CDS encoding acetyl-CoA hydrolase/transferase family protein, which translates to MAAEAIDFLRFLKKGDVISLGQACSEALTLTQQLAAQSADISGALGRLKIFLGGSFSGVFTPDLGAHFDFASYGAIGDGAALARAGYLDVFPIHYSQLPRLLAAGPLRPDVVLLQISPPDTAGRHSMGIASDYQLTTARKARVVIAEVNALVPWTCAQVPSDLRIDHFIHSDVAIVEVPSPSSGATAQRIAAHVASLVPDGATLQMGVGSVMDAVCRALHSHRNLGVHSGIIGDGIADLIASGVVNNARKSQYAGITVAGSLFGSRRLFDFAHLNRAIHLVETNVTHSARSLAMVNGLCAINSATEVDLTGQINAEVSSGAYIGAVGGQMDFLRAAANSDDGLSIIALPSTAAGGKISRIVNSLSGPVTTPRADVDCVVTEWGIAHLRGLSLRERVPAMAAIAHPDHRAAFLSHAVRT; encoded by the coding sequence ATGGCCGCTGAAGCAATCGATTTCCTGCGTTTCCTCAAGAAGGGGGATGTTATATCCCTCGGGCAGGCATGCTCGGAAGCGCTCACGCTGACGCAACAACTGGCCGCTCAAAGTGCGGATATCTCCGGTGCGCTGGGACGACTCAAGATTTTTCTAGGCGGCAGTTTCTCGGGTGTGTTCACGCCGGATTTAGGAGCGCATTTCGATTTCGCCAGTTATGGCGCGATTGGCGATGGAGCGGCATTGGCCCGTGCCGGATACCTAGACGTATTCCCTATACACTATTCCCAATTGCCCCGCCTGTTGGCCGCAGGCCCACTACGCCCGGACGTAGTGCTGCTACAGATCAGCCCGCCCGATACGGCCGGCCGTCACAGTATGGGGATCGCCAGCGATTACCAACTCACCACTGCACGCAAAGCCCGGGTGGTCATTGCAGAGGTGAACGCGCTCGTGCCATGGACCTGCGCGCAAGTGCCGTCCGATCTGCGTATCGATCATTTCATTCACAGCGACGTAGCCATCGTCGAAGTGCCGAGCCCCTCTTCGGGCGCAACCGCCCAGCGCATTGCAGCCCACGTGGCAAGCCTAGTGCCCGATGGTGCGACGCTACAAATGGGCGTGGGCAGCGTCATGGACGCTGTATGTCGGGCATTGCATTCTCACCGGAATCTTGGTGTCCACAGCGGTATCATTGGTGACGGCATCGCTGACCTTATAGCTTCGGGCGTCGTCAACAACGCTCGCAAATCGCAATACGCCGGCATCACGGTGGCGGGTTCCCTGTTCGGCAGTCGACGTCTGTTCGATTTTGCCCACCTTAACCGTGCAATCCATCTCGTGGAGACAAATGTGACGCACAGTGCTCGATCGTTAGCTATGGTTAACGGCCTGTGTGCCATCAACTCGGCCACTGAGGTGGACTTGACCGGACAGATCAATGCGGAGGTCAGCTCAGGCGCCTATATCGGTGCAGTGGGTGGGCAGATGGACTTCCTTCGTGCAGCAGCCAATTCAGACGATGGCCTGTCCATCATCGCGTTGCCTTCCACAGCCGCAGGCGGCAAAATCAGCCGTATCGTCAACAGCTTGTCCGGTCCTGTGACCACGCCACGTGCTGATGTTGACTGCGTAGTGACGGAATGGGGTATTGCCCATCTGCGTGGGCTCAGCCTTCGTGAACGCGTGCCAGCAATGGCTGCGATCGCCCACCCGGACCACCGCGCCGCATTTTTGTCGCATGCAGTGCGAACATGA